Genomic DNA from Choristoneura fumiferana chromosome 16, NRCan_CFum_1, whole genome shotgun sequence:
gataaaatacgatggcaaaacattattcaatacatctgTACCTACTGCAGTAAACAGCGGAGtaattttttaactatatttttattcttactaTCAGGGAATCCTGCTCGGTATCTCCCGGTttcatatatatatttgaatatTTCTAAGACCCAAACGCTTTCGCAGACGCAAAGATGAGTTAGTACAAGCCCTCCAAGAGATATCAGTGGAGGACAGGAAGCGCCGGCTCGCAAATAGCGAGTCGGACCTACAAACCGCCGAGAAACGGATCAAGCAGATCAACAAGGAAATGGAGGAGGTCGAAAGGAAGGTCCAGATCGCGGTTAAGAATGAGAAGTCGCTTAAGATTGAGCTGGATAAGTGGAGAAATAAGGTGAGCTTTTTGACCACGCCCGTGACGTGTATAGCggcaatagggatgttgacgccattaaaaaataattcgaaggcacgactccatttattattttagccctgaaaaccagattaattttcgatttactgtaaaattagtttttttgttgctttaaaacaaataaatagttagtttattgagttggcgaacaaatggcgacttatgacgtcataagtcgctattGCCATTgtaactctatgggagaattgtgttttgacagctcataaaaagtacgtcaacgattggtggtgtcaacatccctattacactgcgtcgttcatctaatgcggtcgccgaatttgtttcaaactacttcggcgaacgaacgtcgtctttacattagtctgtccgtctactgcggcggccatattgaggcggtggcagctgtcgctgcTGTCGTTTCATGTTCGAAATTCGTATTATAATtttacacaaatatctgccccaaccggGTTCTAACCCGAGATCtgaagcttcgcagtcaggttgaCTGACCACTGGGCTATCCAGTCATCatagaaagttattttttgtttgctcACAAGACTATTTCATTTCACAGGAAAAAGAAGCCCAAGACAAGATGGAGGAAGACGCCAAGGGCTTAGAGAAAATGGCGTCCAAGGAAGTATTGCTCCAGGAAAAGATACAGGAGTCCTTGGATAAGATCGCGGCGCTCGGGACACTGCCGAACGCGCCTGAACTGCACGCCAAGTATCAGAAGATGTCGCTCAAACAGGTAAAGCCaaacaaaggtctcccccttagaacgccacaattaacgacaattcgccacttgcgtccaccggttgcccgcaactctcacgagaTGTCGTCATAAATcgtctactaatattataaatacgaacatATGCTAGTTTGTAATGCTTTCACGCTTATAGATCTGAAGTGATACTGATGCATTTGTTATGACTTTTGGTATGAAGTTAGTTTCGAGGCCCTGAGCAGGACATctggggcacggcagtgcccccgccaagttgGACAAAataaaggcacggccgtaccaaacttttctcgaagccattcaacCTAAGATAATTTTTAGCCAGAATAGTAAAGTCCAATGGAcacgcgataaacgaattcttcggagacaaagtcgcgggcaaattCATATGTGCGTGTATTTCTAACTCTTCTCGCTCAAACGACCGGTCGGACTTGGatgaaagtttttttctttattgcaGCTTTTCAAAGAACTAGAGAAGGCCAATCAGCATCTCAAAAAGTACAATCATGTGAACAAGAAAGCTTTAGACCAGTTCATAAGCTTCTCCGAGCAGAAGGAGAAACTTTATAAGCGGAAAGAAGAACTTGACGTCGGGTAAGTGAATAAAAAATCccattaaaaacattgtaaaaatgagagccaagttcaattttaagaaaaagaattgagattaatattttttggggTTAGCCTTAAGGGTCTTATTAATAAATGAACGAAATTTCATATGTTTATGTTTAATAGATGTTGAGTTACGtaggggtcaaaagtggctccaaatggttcgtgTAATATAACACACGGCCGCTGCGTCGCCAGTTCTCTTCTTTTGAACTTGGCTTAATACACTGCCGCGTGTATTGATTCGGGCAGTCTTAACTGATCACTTAGTGAACTTTATCGCTATGTAACAAGCAGAGAGGGACAGTTTAGGGCGAAAGGCACTGTACAATTCAATAAAGATAGTTGTTAacaaatatgaaattaattaacattcggattatattatattttgaactGTCGTTTTATAATCGAATTTCTTGTTTTCATTTTCCGTTTCATCAATCTTGATCATTATTTTGTCGTATACTTCAATTTTAGCTCTAGACGCGTATGTGTAGTCTAAATGATGGAATCCTTTTATAAAATTGCATCCCACTACATTGGGAAGTTTCTTTTTCAATAAATCCACATCACTTTCAGCTGATAGCCAATCTCTGTCACTGTAGAACATTTGAATCGGAACTGAGATTTTCGTTACATCATAATCAGGCGGTGACGATTGACCGTAGTCTTTGAAATTTCTAATACTCCCAAAGTCAAAGCGAGCAAATCTTCCCGATTCCACTAACTGTCCATAGTGCACGAATTGCAATGTCGAAGCACCAGTAGGCATGTGCCCAAAAATAACAGGTATAAGTGTACCATTTATGTTCTTATAGTCATAACCTCCGATCATGTTCAATAAACCTCCGCAACGAACTTGTAGATAACTGCAAAACAATGCGGCTACCTTGTTGAAGAATTCCGTGCTTGgtgattttgtattgaaattagtaaataaatatcctaTTATATTATGTGGTGGTGAAAATAACTTTACTAAAGGACTTTTTACATTACTCATCCACGCCACCGGCGCTAATGAAAACATCGTTTTCACTTTCTCATTGTATTCTGGCTTCATAGAATTCATTACGTAGAAAATGGTCGTGCCTTGCGAATAGCCTATGTAGTATAAACTTTGTTTCTTTGTCACGTTCAAAACGTGATCAATCATGGCCGGCAGATCGTAAATACCTATTTCTTCCCATGTGAAGTCCCAGAAATCGCTCTCTTTTGGGTCTAGTGTTGTGTGTGCCAGGctgtgtttgttacctcttgCGTTCCCCATCCAAACATCAAAACTGTTGTCTGCTAAGA
This window encodes:
- the LOC141436000 gene encoding lipase 3-like produces the protein MDYSKSVFLALLISVVFACGKTDEEHNGIFSERGKIGLFEIWNDVTEGLSNFANVIASVENVLSVLSENNQSIIIEDDIVSPDTFLHITELAAKYGYRVEEHKIITEDGYILTVHRLRGRNAAQNTSKVVFLMHGIVDSSDSWLLQGPDNALGYILADNSFDVWMGNARGNKHSLAHTTLDPKESDFWDFTWEEIGIYDLPAMIDHVLNVTKKQSLYYIGYSQGTTIFYVMNSMKPEYNEKVKTMFSLAPVAWMSNVKSPLVKLFSPPHNIIGYLFTNFNTKSPSTEFFNKVAALFCSYLQVRCGGLLNMIGGYDYKNINGTLIPVIFGHMPTGASTLQFVHYGQLVESGRFARFDFGSIRNFKDYGQSSPPDYDVTKISVPIQMFYSDRDWLSAESDVDLLKKKLPNVVGCNFIKGFHHLDYTYASRAKIEVYDKIMIKIDETENENKKFDYKTTVQNII